A segment of the uncultured Desulfobulbus sp. genome:
TGCTGCGGCTGTTGCTGCAACCTGATGCAGGGCATCCGTGCAACCGGCTACACCGGCATTCTGGTGACCGCCTCGGTGGTGGCCAGAGTCGATCTCGACACGTGCATCGGCTGTGGTCTCTGTGTGCGGGCCTGTCCCATTGATGCGATTAGCCTGGTGACCAAGGTGCGGCAAGGGGAGGGGGGCCGCGTCAGGCCCCGGGCAAAGGTCGGAGATTTCTGTCTGGGCTGCGGCGTCTGCGCCCTCAAATGCCCCACCGCCGCCCTGCGGCTGCACAAACGGGACCAGAAAGTCTACCATCCCGAAGACAGTTTTGAGCGGGTGCTGATGCAGTCCCTGGAGCGCGGCACCCTGCAAACGTTTCTGTTTGACAATCCCCTAAGCTGCACCCACCAGTTCATGCGTGGGCTGGTGGGCGGCTTTCTCAAGCTGCCACTGGTCAAGCAGACCCTGATGAGCGAGGCGGTTCGCTCCCGATTTCTCACCGCCTTGCGCAGGGCTGCCGATGTTCAACCCCAGGAGATGGAATGAAAATACGTGCCCTTGACCCGGAATTGCTGCCCAAGGCCGGTTCGCTGGTCCATCACGCCTTTGCGCCCAGCCGCTATGAATTGCAGCTGTTTGACGATCTTCACGCCCAGAAGCGGCCTGTCCACGAATGGTGCTGCATCCATCGGAATGCGGTGATCGCCTATGTCTGTTTTTCCCGTGCCTTTCACGGGCAGGAGGTCTGCGGTCTGCATCTGGCTCCGCTGGCGGTGCAGCCGCAGCTGCAGGGCCAGGGCATCGGTTCGGAACTGCTTCGTTTTGCCCTTCGGCAGGAGGTCGTTGCCGCCCAACCGATTTTTGTCCTCGGTCCCGCCGCCTTTTACCAAAAATTCGGCTTTGCTCCCTGCTCGGCTCCGCTGTGTCCCTTTGATCCCGGCAATAGACATTTTTTAAGTCTGCGGAGCACCATCAGCGAACCTTTTACCATCGGCTACGAACCGGAGTTTTATCGTCAGGCTGCAAAACCAAAAAAGACGAGCAATTCGCGAAGGAAACGCTAGCGTTTATACAGAGTGGATTGATATCCCGGTCTTTCAGCGAAGTGGCCGAATGCGCACCTCAATCTCCGGAGCGTCTGCAAGCAGTGTCACCAGCCTTTGGGGATCGGTATCGCCGTAGTGATAGGGATAGAGGATTCGCGGGCGAAAGGCCCGGGCCGCGTCGGCAACCATCTCCGGGGTCATGGTGTAGGGCAGGTTCATCGGCAGAAAGGCACAGGCAATGTCGGTGAGCGCCTTCATCTCGGGAATGTTTTCCGTGTCACCGGCGATGTAGATCTTGGTTGTGCCAAAGGTGAGCACATAACCGTTTCCCACCCCCTTGGGATGAAAAAAATCTCCGTTTTCCCGTTTATGCACCAGGTTGTAGGCCGGGACAGCGTCAATGGCAACGCCCAGCACCGTGTGATGGTCCCCGTTGCGCATTACCAGCCCGCCGGTCACCCGATCGGCGCAGACCGGTGGCAGAATGATCTGGGTCGACGGGCTGCGGACGGCGTTCAGTGCCTTCAGGTCGAGATGGTCGCCATGGTCATGGGTGAGCAGAATCAGGTCGGCCTTGGGCAGGGTCGTATAGTCACCGACCTTGCTGTACGGGTCTATATGGATCACCTTCCCCTGAAAAGTCAGCATCAGCGACCCGTGGCCGATAAAGCCGAGCTCCACTTCGCCCGCTGCGGTGGTAATGCGGTCTTTGCGCAAGATCTCACGGCCCGTGGCCGAAAGGACACCAAAAGAAAGCAGCAACGAAAGTGCAAGTACGAGTTTCATCCCGATCCTCCCTGTACAGTAGTCCTACGATTTTCGCATGGCCGTCTCTGCCCGTTGATCAATGGGCAGGAGGTTGTAGTTGCCTCTAAAAAAAACGTCGATGATTCGTTGATCCGCCTCAAAGGCGTAGGGGATCTGCAGATGCTGCTTCTGGTCAATCCAGCGCAGGGCAACCAGATCGTCGCCTGCCGCTTCACAACCGCCGAGGACCGTGCCCAAGAGGACGATGACCAGGGTATGGTGCCGGTCATCAAGCAGGTTGGAGACCACGTTGAACACCCCCTGAATTCCTATCTGCAGGCCGGTTTCCTCCCAGATTTCGCGGTGAGCTGTCTGAATAAAGGATTCCTCGTATTCGATATAGCCCCCCGGCAGACACCAGCGGCCACCGTAGCGAGCCTTTGCCGCCCGCTTGCCAATGAGGATTTTGCCTTCGGGGGAGTGAAGAACAATGGTGATGCCGGGCGAGGGGTTGAGGAAATGGACATAGCCGCAATGCAAGCAGCGTTGCCGCATAAAGGGTTTCAGTTTCCCTGTAGGGAAGGGGTGGGCGCAATGGGGACAGTAACGAAGTTGTCTGTTATTGGCGGCCTTGCTGCTGGAGGTGTGAAAGCTCTGGACAAGCATCGTGGATCAGATGGAATTCCCGAGGTTATAAAATTTTTTTAGACAAAGGAGTCCTTTTTATGACAAACTGCAACCATAACCATAGTACTCTTTTTTTATTCTTCAAAACTCTTCAGACAAGGTGATGTATGAACAGATCAACAATACTCGCTCTGCTCATGATTGTCAGCAGTGCAGGCCTCTTTTCCGGCTGCGTTGTCCCGGCAGACGGTTACTATTCCGACCCCTATTATCGTCCGGATGTGGCGGTCGCTCCCGTCCTGCCCTATGAGGTGTATCTTTCGGATCGTCCGTATTACTCGCACCAGGGGTATTATTATTTTTACGATAACTCGCGCTGGTACTACAGTCGGACGAGAGGAGGCCGTTGGTTGGAATTGCCCCGATCCCAATGGCCGCGGGATACCAGGTGGAAAGGACGCCATCATTACAATGACCACAGAGATCACAAATATGACAAACATCGCCCGAACAAAGATCCCCGTTGGGATGACAAGCGTCGTCCGAACAACGATCCCCGCTGGGATGACAAGCGTCGTCCGAACAACGATCCCCGCTGGGATAACAAGCATCGTCCGAACAACGATCCCCGCTGGGATGACAAGCGTCGTCCGAACAACGATCCCCGCTGGGATGACAAGCGTCGTCCCAACAATGATCCCCGCAGGGATGACAAA
Coding sequences within it:
- a CDS encoding N-acetyltransferase; this translates as MKIRALDPELLPKAGSLVHHAFAPSRYELQLFDDLHAQKRPVHEWCCIHRNAVIAYVCFSRAFHGQEVCGLHLAPLAVQPQLQGQGIGSELLRFALRQEVVAAQPIFVLGPAAFYQKFGFAPCSAPLCPFDPGNRHFLSLRSTISEPFTIGYEPEFYRQAAKPKKTSNSRRKR
- a CDS encoding NUDIX hydrolase; protein product: MLVQSFHTSSSKAANNRQLRYCPHCAHPFPTGKLKPFMRQRCLHCGYVHFLNPSPGITIVLHSPEGKILIGKRAAKARYGGRWCLPGGYIEYEESFIQTAHREIWEETGLQIGIQGVFNVVSNLLDDRHHTLVIVLLGTVLGGCEAAGDDLVALRWIDQKQHLQIPYAFEADQRIIDVFFRGNYNLLPIDQRAETAMRKS
- a CDS encoding MBL fold metallo-hydrolase, which produces MKLVLALSLLLSFGVLSATGREILRKDRITTAAGEVELGFIGHGSLMLTFQGKVIHIDPYSKVGDYTTLPKADLILLTHDHGDHLDLKALNAVRSPSTQIILPPVCADRVTGGLVMRNGDHHTVLGVAIDAVPAYNLVHKRENGDFFHPKGVGNGYVLTFGTTKIYIAGDTENIPEMKALTDIACAFLPMNLPYTMTPEMVADAARAFRPRILYPYHYGDTDPQRLVTLLADAPEIEVRIRPLR